From one Musa acuminata AAA Group cultivar baxijiao chromosome BXJ2-6, Cavendish_Baxijiao_AAA, whole genome shotgun sequence genomic stretch:
- the LOC103989112 gene encoding probable LRR receptor-like serine/threonine-protein kinase At1g53440 isoform X1 encodes MRALGGTRPSFLPRHFPLVLVLLVLWSFPDLGCDAQKLAPDEVAALRVIASKLEKKWDFSVDPCSQTNGWVVPGRSDMPVFTDNVTCDCNRTSNVCHVTSIKLKGQNLTGTLPAEFSKLPFLTDIDLTWNYLNGTIPATWASLPLVHLSLLGNRVSGPIPEEFAKMITLEELVLEGNQLQGPIPAALGKLANLKRFLANGNNLSGELPESLGNLKNLIMFLIDGNPISGKIPSFIGNWTQLQRLDMQGTAMEGPFPPRFLALKNLKELRVSDLKGGIGSFPQLQNMRNMTKLVLRNLSISGELPDYIGEMKALNSLDVSFNNLSGPIPGTYAALTSSLNFMYLSNNNLNGKIPDWILNSAQKFDISYNSFTGSPAPAICQRGSVNLVSSYSSTNSDTTLSCLRRNLPCSGESRNYNLFINCGGPKMRIDDIEYEGDILDLGTSEFYDSESGKWAYSSTGDFVDNQNPKFITANTTALDITKPELYMTARLSPLSLKYYGLCLYKGNYTVNLHFAEIMFTDDETYSSNGRRLFDVSIQGRKVLKDFNIAKEANGTGKEIIKSFTVMVDGTLEIHFYWAGKGTNSVPLRGVYGPLISAISVTPNFKIDTGENKLTVGTILAIVAAACIIVLLILCLIFLYIRRKNSKNNELRGLELQTGQFSLRHIKAATKNFHPANKIGEGGFGPVYKGVLPDGSEIAVKQLSSKSKQGNREFVNEIGVISALQHPNLVKLYGCCIEGNQLLLVYEYMENNSLARGLHGPEGYRLGLDWQTRWKICLGIARGLAYLHEESRLKIVHRDIKATNILLDKDLNAKISDFGLAKLNEEENTHISTRIAGTLGYMAPEYAMRGYLTDKADVYSFGVVALEIVSGMSNTKYRPEEDCVYLLDWAYVCHEKGNLLELVDPALGSSFSTEEALQMLKLALLCTNISPTLRPNMSAVVSMLEGKTPIELLSVQSSITKGDDLRFKAFEKLSRDSQTEINSTDWPWPDSSVSAQSTKGDTSLLH; translated from the exons ATGAGAGCACTCGGTGGGACGCGTCCCTCATTTCTCCCACGTCACTTCCCTCTTGTGCTCGTCTTGCTCGTGCTGTGGAGCTTCCCCGATCTGGGCTGCGACGCCCAGAAACTGGCCCCGGATGAAG TTGCAGCATTGCGAGTGATTGCATCCAAGTTGGAAAAGAAGTGGGACTTTTCTGTGGATCCCTGCAGTCAAACCAATGGATGGGTCGTTCCAGGTCGAAGTGACATGCCTGTCTTTACTGACAATGTCACCTGCGACTGTAATCGTACCTCCAACGTTTGTCATGTTACTAGCAT TAAACTCAAGGGTCAGAACTTAACCGGCACCCTGCCAGCTGAGTTCTCTAAGCTTCCCTTCTTAACAGATAT TGATTTAACCTGGAATTATCTGAATGGAACTATTCCAGCTACATGGGCTTCTCTTCCTCTCGTCCATCT GTCCCTCCTTGGAAATCGGGTTTCTGGGCCAATTCCTGAGGAATTCGCAAAAATGATCACACTTGAAGAATT GGTTCTTGAAGGTAATCAGCTGCAAGGACCCATACCTGCGGCGCTCGGTAAACTTGCTAATTTAAAACGATT CCTTGCCAATGGGAATAACCTAAGTGGGGAGTTGCCAGAATCACTTGGGAACCTGAAAAACCTCATAATGTT TTTGATTGATGGGAATCCAATCTCTGGGAAAATTCCAAGCTTCATCGGGAACTGGACACAGCTCCAGAGGCT AGACATGCAGGGCACGGCTATGGAGGGGCCATTTCCTCCCAGATTCTTggcattaaaaaatttaaaagaact GAGGGTGTCTGACTTGAAAGGAGGAATTGGTTCATTTCCACAGCTGCAGAATATGAGGAACATGACAAAGCT GGTCTTGAGAAACTTGTCAATATCGGGTGAACTTCCTGACTATATTGGAGAGATGAAAGCTCTTAACAGCTT GGACGTGAGCTTTAACAACTTGTCAGGTCCAATTCCGGGGACCTATGCAGCATTGACGAGTTCACTAAATTTCAT GTACCTTTCAAATAACAACCTGAATGGAAAAATACCTGATTGGATCTTGAACAGCGCTCAGAAATT TGATATTTCTTATAACTCCTTTACGGGATCACCTGCACCAGCTATTTGTCAGCGTGGTAGTGT TAACCTAGTCTCGAGCTATTCTTCCACGAATTCCGATAC GACACTTTCATGTTTAAGAAGAAACCTACCATGTTCTGGAGAATCTAGAA ATTACAACTTGTTTATAAATTGTGGTGGTCCAAAGATGAGAATTGACGACATTGAGTATGAAGGCGACATACTAGATCTGGGTACATCTGAATTTTATGATTCTGAAAGTGGAAAATGGGCCTATAGCTCCACGGGAGACTTTGTTGACAATCAGAATCCAAAATTCATAACTGCAAACACAACGGCACTAGATATCACCAAGCCAGAGTTGTACATGACTGCTAGGCTTAGTCCGCTTTCGCTCAAATATTATGGGCTTTGTTTATACAAAGGAAACTACACAGTAAATCTGCATTTTGCAGAGATTATGTTTACAGATGATGAAACATATAGCAGCAACGGTAGACGCTTGTTTGATGTGTCAATCCAG GGCCGAAAAGTTCTGAAGGACTTTAATATTGCCAAGGAAGCTAATGGGACTGGTAAGGAAATTATTAAGTCCTTTACCGTCATGGTAGATGGCACTTTGGAAATTCATTTTTATTGGGCTGGGAAAGGCACAAACTCTGTTCCACTGAGAGGTGTATATGGGCCTCTTATATCAGCCATTTCTGTTACACCAA ATTTCAAGATTGATACAGGTGAAAACAAGCTAACTGTTGGAACTATTTTGGCAATTGTTGCTGCTGCTTGCATTATAGTTCTGCTGATTTTATGCCTTATTTTCCTGTATATCAGAAGGAAAAATTCCAAGAATAATG AGCTCAGAGGTCTAGAATTGCAAACTGGACAGTTCAGTTTGAGGCATATCAAAGCTGCCACCAAGAACTTTCATCCTGCAAATAAGATAGGGGAAGGTGGATTTGGTCCAGTTTACAAG GGAGTGTTGCCAGATGGTTCCGAAATTGCCGTCAAACAACTCTCTTCAAAGTCTAAGCAAGGGAACCGTGAATTTGTCAATGAGATAGGTGTGATATCTGCTTTGCAGCACCCAAACCTCGTGAAACTTTATGGATGCTGCATTGAGGGAAACCAATTATTGCTTGTTTATGAATATATGGAAAATAATAGTCTTGCTCGTGGCCTACATG GTCCTGAGGGATACCGATTGGGATTGGACTGGCAAACCAGGTGGAAGATTTGCCTAGGAATAGCAAGAGGTTTAGCGTATCTCCATGAGGAGTCAAGGTTGAAGATTGTTCATCGAGATATCAAGGCGACAAATATTCTTCTAGACAAGGATCTCAATGCAAAAATATCAGATTTTGGCCTGGCTAAACTTAATGAAGAAGAGAATACCCACATTAGCACTAGAATTGCTGGCACTTT AGGATATATGGCTCCTGAATATGCAATGAGGGGTTACTTAACCGATAAAGCAGATGTTTACAGCTTTGGAGTTGTCGCATTGGAAATTGTCAGTGGCATGAGCAACACAAAGTATAGGCCAGAGGAAGACTGTGTCTACCTTCTTGATTGG GCCTATGTTTGTCATGAGAAGGGAAATCTTCTTGAACTGGTCGACCCTGCACTTGGCTCCAGCTTCTCAACAGAAGAAGCCCTGCAAATGTTGAAGTTGGCTCTTCTATGCACCAACATATCTCCGACTCTCAGGCCCAACATGTCGGCCGTGGTCAGCATGCTCGAGGGGAAGACACCCATAGAGCTCCTCTCTGTGCAGAGCTCAATCACCAAAGGTGATGATCTAAGATTCAAGGCTTTTGAGAAGCTATCGCGTGATAGCCAAACAGAGATCAACTCGACAGATTGGCCATGGCCTGATTCGTCGGTGTCTGCCCAGAGTACCAAAGGAGATACCAGTCTGCTTCATTGA
- the LOC103989112 gene encoding probable LRR receptor-like serine/threonine-protein kinase At1g53440 isoform X2 yields the protein MITLEELVLEGNQLQGPIPAALGKLANLKRFLANGNNLSGELPESLGNLKNLIMFLIDGNPISGKIPSFIGNWTQLQRLDMQGTAMEGPFPPRFLALKNLKELRVSDLKGGIGSFPQLQNMRNMTKLVLRNLSISGELPDYIGEMKALNSLDVSFNNLSGPIPGTYAALTSSLNFMYLSNNNLNGKIPDWILNSAQKFDISYNSFTGSPAPAICQRGSVNLVSSYSSTNSDTTLSCLRRNLPCSGESRNYNLFINCGGPKMRIDDIEYEGDILDLGTSEFYDSESGKWAYSSTGDFVDNQNPKFITANTTALDITKPELYMTARLSPLSLKYYGLCLYKGNYTVNLHFAEIMFTDDETYSSNGRRLFDVSIQGRKVLKDFNIAKEANGTGKEIIKSFTVMVDGTLEIHFYWAGKGTNSVPLRGVYGPLISAISVTPNFKIDTGENKLTVGTILAIVAAACIIVLLILCLIFLYIRRKNSKNNELRGLELQTGQFSLRHIKAATKNFHPANKIGEGGFGPVYKGVLPDGSEIAVKQLSSKSKQGNREFVNEIGVISALQHPNLVKLYGCCIEGNQLLLVYEYMENNSLARGLHGPEGYRLGLDWQTRWKICLGIARGLAYLHEESRLKIVHRDIKATNILLDKDLNAKISDFGLAKLNEEENTHISTRIAGTLGYMAPEYAMRGYLTDKADVYSFGVVALEIVSGMSNTKYRPEEDCVYLLDWAYVCHEKGNLLELVDPALGSSFSTEEALQMLKLALLCTNISPTLRPNMSAVVSMLEGKTPIELLSVQSSITKGDDLRFKAFEKLSRDSQTEINSTDWPWPDSSVSAQSTKGDTSLLH from the exons ATGATCACACTTGAAGAATT GGTTCTTGAAGGTAATCAGCTGCAAGGACCCATACCTGCGGCGCTCGGTAAACTTGCTAATTTAAAACGATT CCTTGCCAATGGGAATAACCTAAGTGGGGAGTTGCCAGAATCACTTGGGAACCTGAAAAACCTCATAATGTT TTTGATTGATGGGAATCCAATCTCTGGGAAAATTCCAAGCTTCATCGGGAACTGGACACAGCTCCAGAGGCT AGACATGCAGGGCACGGCTATGGAGGGGCCATTTCCTCCCAGATTCTTggcattaaaaaatttaaaagaact GAGGGTGTCTGACTTGAAAGGAGGAATTGGTTCATTTCCACAGCTGCAGAATATGAGGAACATGACAAAGCT GGTCTTGAGAAACTTGTCAATATCGGGTGAACTTCCTGACTATATTGGAGAGATGAAAGCTCTTAACAGCTT GGACGTGAGCTTTAACAACTTGTCAGGTCCAATTCCGGGGACCTATGCAGCATTGACGAGTTCACTAAATTTCAT GTACCTTTCAAATAACAACCTGAATGGAAAAATACCTGATTGGATCTTGAACAGCGCTCAGAAATT TGATATTTCTTATAACTCCTTTACGGGATCACCTGCACCAGCTATTTGTCAGCGTGGTAGTGT TAACCTAGTCTCGAGCTATTCTTCCACGAATTCCGATAC GACACTTTCATGTTTAAGAAGAAACCTACCATGTTCTGGAGAATCTAGAA ATTACAACTTGTTTATAAATTGTGGTGGTCCAAAGATGAGAATTGACGACATTGAGTATGAAGGCGACATACTAGATCTGGGTACATCTGAATTTTATGATTCTGAAAGTGGAAAATGGGCCTATAGCTCCACGGGAGACTTTGTTGACAATCAGAATCCAAAATTCATAACTGCAAACACAACGGCACTAGATATCACCAAGCCAGAGTTGTACATGACTGCTAGGCTTAGTCCGCTTTCGCTCAAATATTATGGGCTTTGTTTATACAAAGGAAACTACACAGTAAATCTGCATTTTGCAGAGATTATGTTTACAGATGATGAAACATATAGCAGCAACGGTAGACGCTTGTTTGATGTGTCAATCCAG GGCCGAAAAGTTCTGAAGGACTTTAATATTGCCAAGGAAGCTAATGGGACTGGTAAGGAAATTATTAAGTCCTTTACCGTCATGGTAGATGGCACTTTGGAAATTCATTTTTATTGGGCTGGGAAAGGCACAAACTCTGTTCCACTGAGAGGTGTATATGGGCCTCTTATATCAGCCATTTCTGTTACACCAA ATTTCAAGATTGATACAGGTGAAAACAAGCTAACTGTTGGAACTATTTTGGCAATTGTTGCTGCTGCTTGCATTATAGTTCTGCTGATTTTATGCCTTATTTTCCTGTATATCAGAAGGAAAAATTCCAAGAATAATG AGCTCAGAGGTCTAGAATTGCAAACTGGACAGTTCAGTTTGAGGCATATCAAAGCTGCCACCAAGAACTTTCATCCTGCAAATAAGATAGGGGAAGGTGGATTTGGTCCAGTTTACAAG GGAGTGTTGCCAGATGGTTCCGAAATTGCCGTCAAACAACTCTCTTCAAAGTCTAAGCAAGGGAACCGTGAATTTGTCAATGAGATAGGTGTGATATCTGCTTTGCAGCACCCAAACCTCGTGAAACTTTATGGATGCTGCATTGAGGGAAACCAATTATTGCTTGTTTATGAATATATGGAAAATAATAGTCTTGCTCGTGGCCTACATG GTCCTGAGGGATACCGATTGGGATTGGACTGGCAAACCAGGTGGAAGATTTGCCTAGGAATAGCAAGAGGTTTAGCGTATCTCCATGAGGAGTCAAGGTTGAAGATTGTTCATCGAGATATCAAGGCGACAAATATTCTTCTAGACAAGGATCTCAATGCAAAAATATCAGATTTTGGCCTGGCTAAACTTAATGAAGAAGAGAATACCCACATTAGCACTAGAATTGCTGGCACTTT AGGATATATGGCTCCTGAATATGCAATGAGGGGTTACTTAACCGATAAAGCAGATGTTTACAGCTTTGGAGTTGTCGCATTGGAAATTGTCAGTGGCATGAGCAACACAAAGTATAGGCCAGAGGAAGACTGTGTCTACCTTCTTGATTGG GCCTATGTTTGTCATGAGAAGGGAAATCTTCTTGAACTGGTCGACCCTGCACTTGGCTCCAGCTTCTCAACAGAAGAAGCCCTGCAAATGTTGAAGTTGGCTCTTCTATGCACCAACATATCTCCGACTCTCAGGCCCAACATGTCGGCCGTGGTCAGCATGCTCGAGGGGAAGACACCCATAGAGCTCCTCTCTGTGCAGAGCTCAATCACCAAAGGTGATGATCTAAGATTCAAGGCTTTTGAGAAGCTATCGCGTGATAGCCAAACAGAGATCAACTCGACAGATTGGCCATGGCCTGATTCGTCGGTGTCTGCCCAGAGTACCAAAGGAGATACCAGTCTGCTTCATTGA